A DNA window from Ranitomeya imitator isolate aRanImi1 chromosome 2, aRanImi1.pri, whole genome shotgun sequence contains the following coding sequences:
- the SLITRK4 gene encoding SLIT and NTRK-like protein 4 — protein sequence MIYPSSLRSYCHCLKMFLWLFFFLSTPISSTNPDSELTQEICNVCSCLSVENVLYVNCEKVAVYRPNQLKPPQSNFYHLNFQNNLLIILYPNTFLNFTHAVSLQLGNNKLQNIEGGAFMGLSALKQLHLNNNELKILRADTFLGIENLEYLQADYNLIKYIERGAFNKLHKLKVLILNDNLISFLPDNIFRFASLTHLDIRGNRIQKMPYIGVLEHIGRVVELQLEDNPWNCTCDLLPLKAWLENMPYNIYIGEAICETPSDLYGRLLKETNKQELCSMGTGSDFDVRILPPSMETTFTTPGGQTAQTSQNRLVTKPPKTTNPSKNSGIVSGKSVSNHSLSQIVSFQTRVPPLSPCPSPCVCKTHPSDLGLSVNCQERNLYSLAELVPKPINAKKLHVNGNYIKQVEQTDFSEFEGLDLLHLGSNQLTTIQGNVFCNLTNLRRLYLNGNQIERLSPEIFTGLHNLQYLYLEYNVIREILGGTFESMPNLQLLYLNNNLLRSLPAYIFSGVPLARLNIRNNHFMYLPVSGVLDQLKSLTQIDLEGNPWDCTCDLVALKLWLEKLTEGIVMKEVKCETPVQFANIELRSLKNEILCPKLINKPPMQYTSPIPAITFTTPLGPMKSPPGGPVPLSILILSILVVLILTVFVAFCLLVFVLRRNKKPTVKHEGIGNQECSSMQLQLRKHDQKALKMDGISAETFFPQTIEQMSKSHTCGIKDAEMGLFPFSDHQGQKGVLRIMTDKDRDSLQGDSKKRLSTIDELDEFFPGRDSNLFIQNFLESKKEYNSIGVSGFEIHYPEKLQDKKCKKSLIGGNHSKIVVEQRKSEYFELKAKLQGTPDYLQVLEEQTALSKM from the coding sequence ATGATTTACCCCAGCAGTCTGAGATCCTATTGTCACTGCCTGAAGATGTTTCTGTGGCTTTTCTTCTTCCTCTCCACCCCAATCTCCTCCACCAACCCGGACTCAGAACTCACCCAGGAGATTTGCAATGTCTGCTCTTGTCTATCAGTAGAAAATGTACTATATGTCAACTGTGAGAAAGTGGCAGTGTACAGACCCAATCAGCTGAAGCCCCCGCAGTCCAATTTCTATCACTTGAACTTTCAGAATAATCTTTTGATCATTCTGTATCCTAATACGTTCCTTAATTTTACTCATGCTGTATCCCTGCAACTGGGCAATAACAAACTGCAGAACATCGAGGGAGGAGCGTTCATGGGTCTTAGTGCACTAAAACAGTTGCACTTGAACAACAATGAATTAAAGATCCTGAGGGCTGACACTTTCCTAGGCATAGAGAACTTGGAGTATCTCCAGGCTGACTATAATTTAATCAAGTATATTGAGCGGGGAGCCTTCAATAAACTACACAAGCTGAAAGTCCTCATTTTAAATGACAATCTCATTTCTTTCCTCCCTGACAATATATTTAGGTTTGCCTCCTTAACTCATTTGGACATTAGAGGAAATAGAATCCAGAAGATGCCCTACATAGGTGTCCTGGAGCATATTGGGAGGGTTGTGGAGCTGCAGCTGGAAGATAACCCTTGGAATTGTACGTGTGATTTGCTGCCTCTAAAAGCTTGGCTGGAAAACATGCCATACAATATCTACATCGGAGAGGCAATTTGTGAGACGCCTAGTGATCTATATGGAAGATTATTAAAAGAGACTAATAAACAAGAGTTATGCTCTATGGGCACTGGTAGTGACTTTGACGTACGGATATTGCCTCCATCCATGGAGACAACATTTACCACTCCTGGAGGCCAAACTGCACAAACATCACAAAATCGTCTGGTCACCAAACCTCCAAAAACAACCAATCCGTCTAAAAACTCCGGCATCGTCTCTGGCAAATCTGTATCCAACCACAGCCTCAGCCAGATTGTATCATTTCAGACCAGAGTGCCCCCTTTATCACCTTGTCCATCTCCATGTGTTTGTAAAACCCATCCTTCTGATCTGGGATTAAGTGTTAACTGTCAGGAAAGGAATTTATATTCATTAGCTGAGCTGGTACCTAAACCCATAAATGCAAAGAAACTTCACGTCAATGGGAATTACATCAAACAAGTAGAACAAACAGACTTTTCAGAATTTGAAGGTCTGGATCTCCTTCATTTAGGAAGCAATCAATTAACAACTATACAAGGAAATGTCTTCTGTAATCTTACTAACCTAAGGAGGCTTTATCTGAATGGAAACCAAATTGAACGCCTCAGCCCTGAGATTTTCACTGGCTTGCACAATCTGCAGTACCTTTACCTGGAATACAATGTAATAAGAGAAATATTGGGAGGAACCTTTGAGTCCATGCCAAATCTTCAGCTGCTGTATTTAAATAACAACCTTCTGAGAAGCCTGCCAGCTTATATTTTTTCTGGAGTACCCCTGGCAAGGCTTAACATAAGAAATAACCATTTCATGTACTTGCCTGTAAGTGGCGTTCTTGACCAACTCAAATCTCTCACTCAGATTGATCTGGAAGGAAACCCGTGGGACTGCACTTGTGATTTAGTTGCTTTGAAACTCTGGCTGGAAAAACTCACTGAAGGTATCGTCATGAAGGAGGTCAAATGTGAGACACCTGTGCAATTTGCAAACATTGAGCTGAGATCACTGAAAAATGAAATTTTGTGCCCCAAACTAATTAACAAGCCACCCATGCAATACACCAGCCCCATCCCCGCCATCACTTTCACAACTCCTTTGGGTCCCATGAAAAGCCCCCCAGGTGGACCAGTCCCTTTATCTATTTTAATACTTAGTATTTTAGTAGTgcttatattaactgtatttgttGCATTTTGCCTCCTTGTTTTTGTCTTGAGACGTAATAAAAAACCCACAGTTAAGCATGAAGGCATTGGGAATCAGGAGTGCAGTTCTATGCAGCTCCAGCTAAGGAAGCATGACCAGAAAGCCCTTAAGATGGATGGTATATCTGCAGAAACCTTTTTTCCACAGACCATTGAACAGATGAGTAAGAGTCACACTTGTGGCATAAAGGATGCTGAAATGGGATTATTTCCATTTTCTGATCACCAAGGGCAAAAAGGGGTCCTCAGGATCATGACTGACAAAGACAGAGATTCATTGCAAGGGGATTCTAAAAAAAGACTTAGCACAATCGATGAACTGGATGAATTTTTCCCAGGAAGAGACTCCAATTTATTTATCCAGAATTTTTTAGAAAGTAAAAAAGAATATAATAGCATAGGAGTCAGTGGCTTTGAAATACACTATCCCGAAAAGCTACAAGATAAAAAATGCAAGAAATCTTTAATAGGGGGAAACCACAGTAAAATTGTAGTAGAGCAGAGAAAGAGTGAATATTTTGAACTCAAAGCCAAACTTCAAGGCACACCAGATTACTTACAAGTGCTTGAAGAACAAACTGCATTGAGCAAAATGTAG